Sequence from the Candidatus Hydrogenedentota bacterium genome:
CCGTGGCCACCCCGCGGAAGAAGTGGGGGCGGCTTCCGCCGCAGAGCCCTTCGCTCACGCCGCCCACCTCCACATACGTGCTGTAAGACTCCGGGTACATGTCCCGCGCCGAGGGCAGGTACAGCGCGTGGACACCGATCCCCTCCAGCATCGCGCGGTCCGCCTCGAAGGTGCGGGGGTACCTGTCAAAGTCCTCGTTCGGCGCGAACTGCGTTGGGTTGACGAAGATGCTGGCCACGGCGGCGCCGCATTCCCGCACCGCGGCGCGCGCGAGGCTGGCGTGGCCCTCGTGCAGGGCGCCCATGGTGGGCGCGAAGCCGATGGTGCGCCCCTCCGCGCGGCGCGCGCGCGACCAGGCCCGCATGGCGTCGGCTGTCTCCAGAAGGATCATTCGTACTGGTGCTCCGGTCCGGGGTAGGCCCCCTCCCTCACCTCGCGGACATAGGCGGCGAAGGCGCCGGCCATCTCGCCGCGCACGTCATGGTAGGTCTTGGCGAAGCGGGCCTTGCCCCATCCGAGGAGGTCGTGCATGACGAGCACCTGCCCGTCGCAGGCCGGGCCCGCGCCGATGCCGATGGTCGGCACGCGCAGGGCGGCGGTGATCTCGGCGGCGAGAGGGGAGGGGATGCACTCCAGCACAACGGCGAAGCAGCCGGCCTCCTCCAGCGCGCGCGCCTGGGCGAGGATGCGGCGGCTGTCCTCCTCGGAGCGGCCCTGCACCTTGAACCCGCCGAAATGCAGCACGGACTGCGGCGTGAGGCCCACATGGCCCATCACGGGGATGCCCGCGCGGAGGATCGCCTGGATCACGCCGCCGAACTGGTCGGCGGGCCCCTCCAGCTTCACGGCGTGCGCCCCGGCCTGCCCCGTCAGGCGGCCCGCGTTGCGCACGGCGTCCGCCTCGCCCGTGTGGTACGAGAGGAAGGGGAGGTCCGCCACGACCAGCGCGCGGGACACGGCCCGGGCGACCATGGCGGTGTGGTGGTGCATGACGTCCATCGTCACCGGCAGGGTGCAGTCGAGCCCCATGACGGCCATGCCCACGGAGTCCCCCACCAGAATGGCGTCCACCCCGGCCTCGTCGGCCAACTGGGCGCCGGGGAAGTCATAGGCGGTGAGCACGGCGATCTTCTCGCCGGCCTCCTTCTTTCGCCGGAAAGACACCGGCGTGATTCTGTCCCGCATCGCGTGTCCTTGAACCCGTGACGAATCCGTCCCGGTCCCGTGTTGGGCTCCAAGCGGAGCGGTTCAAGCAGTCCCTGCCGGCGGCCCCACCGGCGCCGCCGACGCCCGTTCGGCGTCCGGCAGCAGCGCAAGCAGTTCCGCGACGGTCTTTCCAGACACCGGATCCGGCGCATCCGGGGCGATCTCCGCGAGCGGCGCCAGCACAAAGGCGCGCTCCCGGAAACGCGGATGGGGGAGGGTCAGCTCCGGCGTGTCCATCACCGTGTCCCCGAAGAGGACGATGTCCACGTCAATGACCCGCGGGCCCCATCGCGGCCCCGGCCGGCGTCCCAGCCCCGCCTCCAACGCCTTCACCGCGTTCAGGAGTTCAAGCGGCCCGAGGGCCGTCTCGATCTCCGCGGCGGCGTTGAGAAACCGCGGCTGGTCCGTCTCCCCCCACGGCGCGGTGTCATACAGGCGCGACACCGCCGTCACCGCCGTTTCCGGCAGCGCGGCCAGGGCGCGCACCGCACCCGCAAGGGAGGCCTTCCGGTCGCCCAGATTGGAGCCCAGACTCAAGAAGACGCGCGACGTCGTTCGCATGGCGGACTCCAAAACCTCGGCACAGGGGCCATAATACCACACTTTTCGCGGAAAGGCACGGTCTTTGGAGCGGAAAATGGGGCGGCCGGGGGGCCCTGCTTCCTCCGACCGATCGGTCGGATCGGTCCGATCAGTCGGATTGGCCGGGCCTGTCTGACAGGTCCGACTTGTCTGACCTGTCAGACCAGTGCTTCTTCACCCCTGATCGCCGGATAAGACATCGCGAGAACCGAATCCGTGGCGGGAACGAGATTGCCACGCTTCGCTCGCAATGACCGGAAAACGCGCGTCATTGCGAGGCGGCCGCCCCGGGCCGCCGCGGCAATCTCTTGTCGGAAGACCTCAGGGTCTCCACACCTCATGGATGAACACGCCCCTTCACACCGCCGACGCTTTCAGCGCGAATCCCCAAGGTGTGCGTTCCCTAGAACACGTCCACGACCATTTCTTATCCGGCGATTCGGGTTCACCCTGTCTGTTGCGGCCCCCGGGTTCTGTGGCATATCATGGTTGCCGCTTTACCCCCCCGCGCGCGGGGAACAGAAGGGAGTTTTCTTCGCCATGCCCCACCCCCAGTTTGACCGTCATGAGTTGCATGTCAAGCCCCTGTCCGCCCGGAAGGACAAGGTGTACATCGAGCAGAGCCGCGTGCTTCCCGATGCGCCTGGGACGCACCCCTTCACCGGGACGGGGGAGAAGGTGGTCCGCGAGACCGTGGAGCGCATCCGGCGCGCGCGGGAGACGGGCAAGTCCCGCATGCTCACCTTCGGCGCGCACTCCATCAAGAACTGCCTCGCCCCGGTTTTCATCAAGCTCATGGAGGACGGCTGGGTCACCCACCTCGCCACCAACGGCGCGGGCATCATCCACGACTGGGAGTTCGCCTTCCAGGGCCACAGCAGCGAGGACGTGCGGGCCAACGTGGACCGCGGCGAGTTCGGCGTGTGGGAGGAGACGGGGTTCTACCTCAACCTCGCCCTCGTGGTTGGCGCGTGGCGCGGCATGGGCTACGGCGAGTCCGTCGGCGCCTTTGTGGAGCACGAGGGGCTGGACATCCCCACCGAGCAGGCCCTGCTCGATGAGATCCACGAGCAGGCCGCCGTGGCCCCCGCGCAGGCCGCGGCGGCGGCGGACCTCCTCGACCGGATCCGCACCTTTGAACTGGATCCCGGATGGATGGCCGTGCCCCACCCCTACAAGCGCTTCGGCATCCAGTCGGCGGCCTACCGGCTCGGCATCCCCTTCACCAGCCACCCCATGATCGGCCACGACATCATCTACAACCACCCCATGAACCACTGCGCCGCCATTGGCCGCGCCGCCCAGCGCGACTTCCTCGCCTTCGCCCGCCAGGTCTACAACCTCGACGGCGGCGTCTACATGAGCATCGGCTCCGCCGTCATGTCCCCCATGATCTTCGAGAAGTCCCTCTCCATGTCCCAGAACCTGCTCATCCAGCAGGGCAGGCACATGGACGACCACTTCATCGTCGTCGTGGACCTCCAGGAGTCCCACTGGGACTGGGCACAGGGCGAGCCCCCCATGGACAACCCCGACTACTACCTCCGCTACAACAAGAGCTTCAACCGCATGGGCGGACAGATGCGCTATGTGACGGCGGACAACAGGGACTTCCTGCTGGCGCTGGTCAAGGGGCTCGCGGGGTAGACCAAGGGAGAACGGCTAACCCAAAGAAAAAACCGTCTTGACAGCCCCCGGCGCATCTGGTAGGATCAGGGTCAAAGAGGGCCGGGAAGCGGCCAGGTTGCCGCCCTCGCGCCATCTTAAATTGAGCCGGTCCCTGTCGAAAGATGGGGGGTAACCTCAAGGACGTCAGCACGACCATGATCTATACGCATGTGCTGAACAAGGGAGGCCACGGAGTCCGTAGCCCCATGGACGGTCTATGAGCGTGGTCTTATGCCGATCCGCATAACACGCCGAGATAAATGGCGAGATATGAAGGAAGACATTGAGAAACAAGAAGTTGGCGCATTTGGAGCAGGATGTCCAAGAGCGTCTTGTACGGACAGGAACGCAGAAACCCGCGTTTATGCGGGTCCATCTAATTATTGTTGGGACGGAGGAACAAGAATGAGCAACGATACAACCAAGGAAAACTGGTACACACGCATCTGCGTAATAGTGTTTCTTCTCTTCTTGGGTGCCCTTGTTTGCTGTAGTTTTCGCTATGGAACCCCTCAATACCAGATCACCACCAGCATTCTCCTTGCCCTGTCCCTCATGGCTGTTGCCATTCTCGCCGATTCCTTCAGTTCCATTTCGTTCGGAACCATCTTCCACCTAAGGAAGGAAGTCACCCGTGCGGAGACTGAACGAAAGGAGGCTAAAGAGGAAGCCCGCGAGCTTCGCTCTTCCTTGGTCAACTTGGCAACTAGCGTCCACCAGTCGCAGGTGACAACCAACATCAGCGGTATGGATGTTGCAACATTGAGGCGGGTGTTGGGGGTTGTTGAAGCGTCTCCAGAAGAGAAGAAAAAGGCAGAGGAGGAAGTCCGAGAGGTAGGCGATCATGAAGAGGAGGATCAGGCAACGGCGGCACCTGACGTCGAGGAAACCTGGAAGTTTCATCGCGCGTTGAGGGCCGTCATCGAAGAAGATCTATTTCGTCGCTTCTTAGAGAAGTACAAGGTGCCCCCCTTAGAATTGAGGCGAGAGGTTCGCTTCGACGCTGGCATTGAGAATGTCGACCCAATAATGAACCGAACCCTTATCTATGATGGATACGTCCGAACAGATCAGAAGGAGTACTTCATCCAAGTGTCCCCGATATCGAGCGGGCCTAGCAGCATGTTCGCAGACCGTCTCTACGTCGCCCTAGCGAGGGTTCTATTCTATCGTCAAGTCAAGAAGGTGGACGCCGAACTGGTCTATCTCGATGTCGCATTTCCTGAGGACTCAGACGAACGGTTTTCAAGGCGATCACGAAATAGACTCATGGAATGGTTCCAGCCTGCTGTTGCCAGTTCACTGCTTCGTGTCGAACTCTGCTCTCTCACTTCAGAAGAATTTAACGCCCTGAAGGACGAAGCCAAAAAGAAACTGTCCTAACAATCGCGTCGAGGTTACAAAATGACCCGCGCGGACGCGGCCCATTTTGAACCTCACACGTGACGTTCTTTTCCTACCGTGCCGATGTTCTTGATCGCGTCGGCCATCTGCTGGCCGTTGGTCTTGAACGACGCCACGGTCTGGGTCATGAGCCGATTGACGATTTACGATTGCGGATTTTATTTCTGTCGCACTTGCTCTCAGTCGACACTCGTCAACCCGAAAACCACAATCGGAAGACGCCGACCGCTTCATCGAAGAGTCCCGACAGCGCGGACTTCCCTCGGGCGCGTCGCACCCTCGGAGGCGGCGGAGAAACCGGCGGGGGAGTGGCAGACCCTGGATATCACCCTCGTGAACCGGCATGTCACCGTGGTGTTGAACGGCCGCAAAATCCTCGACAACCAGCCGGCGGCGGGATGCACCGGCGGGGCGCTCTGGTCCGACGAGTTCATTCCCGGTCCGGTATACTTTCAGGGAGACCATACCGGCGTGAAGTACCGCAACATCGAGCTGCGGCCGGTGGTCCGAAGCACATCGTGAACCTGCGTGAAAGAACGGCAGGAACGCTGGTCCGCAAGGAAGAAGGCCGCCCTATTCCAGCGTCTTTTTGAGCCATTCCCGCACGGCCTGCCGGGCCGGAATGTCACGAAGGGCCCAGGCGTCGTTGTGATTGCGGAAGGGGAGGGGGCAATAGGTGAAGGGCGCGCTGATGCCGGTGGATTCGATGTATGCGCGCGTTTCCGCCAGGCCGGTCGCCCCGTCAACAATGAAGCTGGGGCGGCCGGCAAGCCGTTGCAGGCGGGCGCGCGCGGCGGTCTTGCCGGAATCGGGATAGTCCCATTCGCGCACGCCGTCGTAGTGGCTGTTGGGGATGAAGGCCCTCCAGAGGGCGGCAATCTCCTCATCGTGAAGGCCGATGTACCCGCAGGCGATGGCGCCTCTGCTGAAGCCGCACAGCACGATCTTCGCGGGATCACCACCCCACTGTTCACAGACCCGGGCCACTTCGCGCCTGGCATAGGCAACCGTGGCGTCCACATCGCCCCACCACACGGTCTGGTTCCTGGCGCCGTCCCCGCTGACATAGGGCAGGCACAGCCAGATGTAGTCGGTTCCCCCGGAGATGCCATACCCCAACTTGCTGCCCTCAACCTCTCCGGTGCTGACATCGCCGTACTGGTTGCGATAGTTGCCATTGCCCGCATACTCGACAAGAACGCCGTATTTCTTTCCGGGCTGCCAGTTGACCGGAAGATAGAGGACGTGATGCACCTCCGTGCCCTTGTACTCCGGGGCCACAACAACGACGCGCGCCCCGGCCCGGGGCGGCCCCGCCTCTATCGGGGGAATGGTCAGGTCTGCGGGCACCGTGGTGATGTCCGGGCCGCTTTCGGCGAGGGTGACGACGGCCAAGTGCGCCAGAAGCAGCGCGGCGAGCGCAATTCTACTGCTCTGCACGGCGGAACCTCTCCTCCTCTGACCGGGCCGTCTTTCCATCCACGGAAAGCCCTTCAAGAACGAACTTGAATTCCGCAGCCGCGTCATCAACAGGCACGGTAAATTCATACGGATATGCGTCATCAACGACCGTATTCGAGGCGCCGTTCTGCGCATAGTGCAGCGTGACGGCGCTGAACTCCGCGTCATCCGCCTGCAGGTAGATGTACGCGTTGTCCGTGTCCAGGCCGGGCAGCATCATGGCCCGGGCATTGCCGAAGGGCATTTCCAGATAATCCGGCGACCAGGAAGCGCGGCCCTCCCGCCCAAGAATGCCCGGCTGAAACGTGGGATTGATTTCAACACCGCCGATTTCAACCGACGTGATCCCCTGCGCCTTTACCGTGACCGTGAAGACCCCGTCAGCAATGGAGAGGGGCTTCCGCGCGCTGTTCTGCTGCCGGACTTTTGCCCGCTTCGCTTGTCCCGAAAGCCCGCCGATGAGTTTGCCGTTCAAGGTGACGTTTGCTGTCACCTCCTCTTTGGACTGGTTGGCAAATGCAATGAACAGTCTGCCGTCTCCCCGCGCCGTCAGGTAGTTCAGTTCAACCTGGTCGCACTCGAGGACCCCCTGCGGCATCCAGAGGCACACCCCTTTCGAGCCGTACCACTCGCCCGCCTGGTGCCCGTAGAAGCTGTTTTGCAGGTAGGCATAACCTTCAATGAACGCGCTTGGAAAGGTGATCCGCCCTTTGGAGCGGACAAAGACGTCCGAGACCAGATAGTCCAGCAGCATGGACATCATGGGCCAGACGTGGTTGTAATGGAAGGAGTTCACGCTGAGCTCCCTGTGATCCCGCAGCGGATAGTCCGCTTTCTCGTAGATGGTCGTCCGTTCGGTGTTGATGTGGTAGCCGGGGAAATTCCGGTACCTTCCGACCACCGCCGAGCGCGCGATATCCGACAGGAAGGGGTCGCGGGCATAGTAGCCGAGGCGGAGCATCCAGGGCGCGTAATTGGCCATGAATATGGCGCGGTGCCCGCCGCAGGTGCCGGAGGATTCGGAGGTCAGCCCCATTTCGGACAGACGCCATGCCGGGACCGTTTCCTCGGCGGCAAGCATCTGTTTGTGCCCCTTGTTCTTGAGGTACCAGTACATCGGCGCCTTTCCGCCCTTGTTTACCAGGATGTCCCGCTCCGGTATGGCGGGCGACATCCAGACGTGCATGGCAAAGAGCCGGGCGCCAGCCCGCGCCGCCTCCAGATAGCGCCGTTTGCCGGTCTGCTCGTACAGACACATCAAGTCTATCCACCTGGGGGCGAACTCGGTCCAGAAGAAGGGCTTTTTCGTGTCGGGGTCGTTGAAGTCGGTCTGAAACCGGTCAACACGGCGGCCGATATAGGCATCGGCCCCGGCGGTGGCCTCCTTAAGGTAAGACTTTTCCCCCGTGGCCCGGTACAGGGCGAGCGAGTTTTTCCAAGACCTCCCTTTTTCCACGACGTCGAGGTTCAAGGTCCTGTCCGTGCCATACATCTTCCCGGCCAGGGTCAGGAAGACGGGATTCGCCTTCTGGAAAACATCATAGAGCGATGCCAATTCGGTCAGGGGCGCGCAGGGGCCCTTCATGGCGCGCGACGGATTCTGAATCCGCTGCTTGCGGTCCAGGCAGAACAGAAACTTCTCCCGGGAGAGCATGTATTCCATCAAGGGGTACGCACGGCGCTGGTATATGTCCGCATTGTCCGTGACCAGCGCCAGGTTGAGCGGGTTCAAGGAGGACACATTTTTCACCGCGCCGGGCACATCCGTCGAGTAGGAGCACCCTTTGAGCTCCTCCAGAAACTGGCTGTACCCGCTCATTCCATAGTCAAGCAGGTTGTTCAGCGTGTCATTCAGGGAGGAGATGGCGTTATGCCGGTAGTCTGCAAACCCGTAGATATCCCGGGCGATCTTTTCGTAGGTGTCACTGCAATTTCC
This genomic interval carries:
- a CDS encoding DUF1080 domain-containing protein; translated protein: MFLIASAICWPLVLNDATVWVMSRLTIYDCGFYFCRTCSQSTLVNPKTTIGRRRPLHRRVPTARTSLGRVAPSEAAEKPAGEWQTLDITLVNRHVTVVLNGRKILDNQPAAGCTGGALWSDEFIPGPVYFQGDHTGVKYRNIELRPVVRSTS
- the panB gene encoding 3-methyl-2-oxobutanoate hydroxymethyltransferase, which produces MRDRITPVSFRRKKEAGEKIAVLTAYDFPGAQLADEAGVDAILVGDSVGMAVMGLDCTLPVTMDVMHHHTAMVARAVSRALVVADLPFLSYHTGEADAVRNAGRLTGQAGAHAVKLEGPADQFGGVIQAILRAGIPVMGHVGLTPQSVLHFGGFKVQGRSEEDSRRILAQARALEEAGCFAVVLECIPSPLAAEITAALRVPTIGIGAGPACDGQVLVMHDLLGWGKARFAKTYHDVRGEMAGAFAAYVREVREGAYPGPEHQYE
- the folK gene encoding 2-amino-4-hydroxy-6-hydroxymethyldihydropteridine diphosphokinase — protein: MRTTSRVFLSLGSNLGDRKASLAGAVRALAALPETAVTAVSRLYDTAPWGETDQPRFLNAAAEIETALGPLELLNAVKALEAGLGRRPGPRWGPRVIDVDIVLFGDTVMDTPELTLPHPRFRERAFVLAPLAEIAPDAPDPVSGKTVAELLALLPDAERASAAPVGPPAGTA